The DNA sequence GCCGGCTGGCTGTACCCCTGAAGCGGGACGACGTCAGTGAGCGCCTTCGCCGTCGAGCATGACCTTGAAGGTCAGAGCCAGGATGCGCAGATCGTTCCGCAAGCTGAGGCTGTCGATGTACTCGCGGTCGAGGACGACCTTGCGGCGCACCGATTCGAGGTCGGTGTCGTAGCCGTTGATCACCTGCGCGAGGCCGGTGATGCCGGGCAGCACGACGAGGCGCTCCCGATAGTGCGGCACGTCGTGTTCGAACTGGCGGATGAAGTAGAGCCGTTCCGGTCGCGGCCCGATGACGCTCATCTCGCCGCGCAGGACGTTGGCGAACTGCGGGAACTCGTCCAACCGGGTCTTGCGCAGCACGCGGCCCACCCGGGTCATGCGCTCGTCGTTCTCCACGGCCAACTGCGGTCCGTTGCTCTCCGCCTCCGGGCACATCGTGCGCAGCTTGAAG is a window from the bacterium genome containing:
- a CDS encoding sugar transferase, whose translation is MSGIESRIAAEHAAAYARGIKRGIDLVISIIALSVFVMALTLLAPAIKLDSRGPVFFLQPRIGIDRRRRRVPFPPQSDRRHVINPGRPFRIFKLRTMCPEAESNGPQLAVENDERMTRVGRVLRKTRLDEFPQFANVLRGEMSVIGPRPERLYFIRQFEHDVPHYRERLVVLPGITGLAQVINGYDTDLESVRRKVVLDREYIDSLSLRNDLRILALTFKVMLDGEGAH